Sequence from the Gemmatimonadota bacterium genome:
ACGCGAGACAAGAGGCTATAGATTTTCTCGATTTTGTAATTTCGGAGGTTTCAAAAACAGGCGTATATACGCAGGTGATCAATGACACATCGTATATTGGAGAGGATGAAAATGGAAGTTGTTAGGGCTTTGAAATCTGATATACCCGCTATACTGGAGATCTGGAAAGAACTTATGGATTTTCATGTCCCGTTTGATTCCAGATATACTCTGTCTGAGGGTGCAGAAGAAAGCATGAATGATCATCTGGAACGATTGGTTGAGGCTGAGGATGCCCTTGTGATTATGGCGGTTGAGAATACAAAGCCAATGGGCTTCGGAATAGCGAGAATTAGGAACTATCCTCCTGTATTTATCAAACAGACCCATGGCACTATTGAAGATTTGGCTGTTTCTTCTGAACACAGGAGAAAGGGAATTGGAGAGTTGATGTTAAATGAAATGTTGGATTGGTTTCGGTCTCTGGGAATAGACAGAGTTGAACTTCGAGTGGCTTCTATGAATACCATTGGATATTCATTTTGGAGAAAGCATGGATTTGCAGATTATATGTATATCATGTATAGAGATTTGCCTGAAGTAGAATAGTCAGGGAGCGCGTTATGATTTTATCGGGAAAAATGATTCACGAGCGAATTGGAAAAGATATTATTATTGAGCCGTTTGATCCTGCCAGGCTCAATCCAAATAGTTATAATCTTTCACTTGCCAATGAACTTATGATATACGAGGATGGCGTTCTCGATATGAAAAAGAAAAATCGCACGCGATCTATACAGATTCCGGATGATGGGTACGAGATGCAACCCCAAACGCTCTATCTTGGCAGGACAGCAGAATTTACCAGGACGAATAATTATGTCCCCATGCTTGAGGGGCGGTCATCAGTAGGCAGATTGGGGCTGTTTGTACACGTAACCGCAGGTTTTGGCGATGTGGGCTTTGCTGGCTACTGGACATTAGAGATGTTCTGTATCCGACCCGTTCGAATCTATCCAAATGTAGAAATCTGCCAGATTTATTACCATACTCTGGATGGTGATTTCGAGACCTACAAAAGTGAAAAGTATCAAAATAATACGGGTATTCAACCCAGTCGTTTATATCTCGATTTTGAAGGAATAGACAGCATTGAATAGTAGTGAAGATATACAGACGTTTTTGAAGGGTAAAACTCCTTTTCACGAGACAGAGGCTCTGTGGGCAAATGGGACGATGCCTTTGCGCGTGTGTTATTTTTTTTCCGATGATGAACAGCCGCCAGAGCAGTTTGTAACTTCTGTTCGATGTCTCGTTTTCCAGAATGATTCTGTTCTCGTACTCAGGAACCGCAAGGGCAATCACATTTTGCCGGGCGGTCGGCGCGAGGGGGAAGAGACTTTTGAACAAACACTTCGCCGTGAAGTTATTGAAGAGACAGGCTGGACGATTGAATATATATCTCGCTTGGGGTTCATCCATCTGGAACATCTCAAGCCGAAGCCGCCTGGATTCCAGTTCCCATATCTCCCTCACTTTTTTCAAATTATTTATACCGCCCGTGCTTCCAAATATGTGCCAGACCTAATGTGCGATGATGACTATGAAGAGGAAGCGACATTTGTCCCAATAGGTGAACTCGACGAGTTGGATATCTTTGAGGCCGAGTTGGGATATGTCCGATATATCAGAAGAGGGATTTGATCGTGTTCACAATCGGAGTTTTTGGGATTATTACCGATGATAAAGACCGCGTCTTGTTGTGCCACCGACGCGACTTCGATTTGTGGAATTTACCCGGTGGGGGTGTTGAGACAGGCGAGAGTCCGTGGGCTGCTCTGGTTCGGGAGATAGAAGAAGAAACGGGTTTGAACGCCGTGCCCGTCCATCTCAGTGGGGTGTACAGTAAAATAGATAAGAATGAGATCGTGTTGTCATTTTTTTGCCAGGTTACAGGGGGCACAATTCAACTCACCGATGAGGCGGATCAGATTGAGTATTTTCATTTAGATCGTATCCCGAGCAACACGTCTCCAAAGCAGGTCGAACGCATCAAGGATTACTTCGCGGACAGGACAAGGACCTATTACAGGGTACAAACGGGTCCTTCTTCTATTGATTTGATCAACGTGTGAATGAGTCAAGATGAAATCCCATAAATTCACTGATTATACATACTTAGAGATCAAAGATCTTATTGATGATGGATGCTTGGCGATTGTACCCACGGGATGCACCGAGCAGCAGGGTCCGCATTTGCCGGTAGATTTCGACACCTGGTTTGCGGAAGCTGTTGCGTTGGAGGCTGTACAGTATGCGGCACGCTGTCACGATGTACGTGCTCTGGTTTTGCCAGCCATGCCATTTGGACCCACACCCGAACATCGGGGCTTTGGCTCGGGCTATGTCAACATCCCGCACGTTGTTCATGAAGCGTATGTCTATTTCGTCCTTGAATCGCTGGCAGAACAGGGCTTTGGTACTGTTGTTGTCTGGCGCGGCTGCGGTGAGCATCGACTGCAGGAGGCGGTGGACAGGTTCAACGCAAAATTCCATCCAGGATGCAAGGCTTGTCTTCCACCTCTCCCATATCACGACATTTGGTGCCGCGTAGCTGATCCCAGCGTTCCCGGTGGTCATGCCGATAGTTTTACGACCTCAATTGCTATGTATCAACGCCCGGACACGGTTAGACTCGGAAGTATCCCTTCATCCCGTTCCAGAGAAGTGAATTGGGATGATCCGCATCTCGATTTCACAAGATACTCAGACACTGGCGTCATTGGCGATGCGACCAGGGCGAGTGCCGAGTTGGGACGCAGGCTTTGGGATGAGGTCATATCGACTACAGCAGCGATGTTCAGAGATACTATTGAACTCTCTGAGTAAATGACGACGTCTGTAAACCTTAATATGGAGGTGGTTTTATGATTAAGCGACTTGTATTTGGCGGAGCGGTTATTGAGTCGATCCCGGCAAATGTCGGGTTGGCGATTCTCAGGGTTTTTGTAGGGTTGAGTATGGCATTGGGACATGGATTGGGGAAGATCCCACCTTCCGAGCAGTTTGTGGCCGTTATAGAAAATTTGGGGTTTCCCTTACCCGAGTTTTTTGCCTGGATGGCAGCCTTTTCGGAGTTTGGCGGGGGGCTATTGCTGGCACTGGGATTACTCACGCGGCCAGGGGCGTTTTTGATATGCTCGACCATGCTGGTGGCCGGGTTCTTACAACACGCAGCGGATCCATTCAGCACGAAGGAGATGGCATTTCTGTACCTGGTTATTACAGGGATGTTCGTGGTTATCGGCTCAGGAAAATACGGGGTAGATACTCTGATACGATCGCGTGACTCATAATGGTTTTTGGTATGAAGCAT
This genomic interval carries:
- a CDS encoding creatininase family protein, with amino-acid sequence MKSHKFTDYTYLEIKDLIDDGCLAIVPTGCTEQQGPHLPVDFDTWFAEAVALEAVQYAARCHDVRALVLPAMPFGPTPEHRGFGSGYVNIPHVVHEAYVYFVLESLAEQGFGTVVVWRGCGEHRLQEAVDRFNAKFHPGCKACLPPLPYHDIWCRVADPSVPGGHADSFTTSIAMYQRPDTVRLGSIPSSRSREVNWDDPHLDFTRYSDTGVIGDATRASAELGRRLWDEVISTTAAMFRDTIELSE
- the dcd gene encoding dCTP deaminase, translating into MILSGKMIHERIGKDIIIEPFDPARLNPNSYNLSLANELMIYEDGVLDMKKKNRTRSIQIPDDGYEMQPQTLYLGRTAEFTRTNNYVPMLEGRSSVGRLGLFVHVTAGFGDVGFAGYWTLEMFCIRPVRIYPNVEICQIYYHTLDGDFETYKSEKYQNNTGIQPSRLYLDFEGIDSIE
- a CDS encoding GNAT family N-acetyltransferase, translating into MEVVRALKSDIPAILEIWKELMDFHVPFDSRYTLSEGAEESMNDHLERLVEAEDALVIMAVENTKPMGFGIARIRNYPPVFIKQTHGTIEDLAVSSEHRRKGIGELMLNEMLDWFRSLGIDRVELRVASMNTIGYSFWRKHGFADYMYIMYRDLPEVE
- a CDS encoding DoxX family protein, with amino-acid sequence MIKRLVFGGAVIESIPANVGLAILRVFVGLSMALGHGLGKIPPSEQFVAVIENLGFPLPEFFAWMAAFSEFGGGLLLALGLLTRPGAFLICSTMLVAGFLQHAADPFSTKEMAFLYLVITGMFVVIGSGKYGVDTLIRSRDS
- a CDS encoding NUDIX domain-containing protein, which codes for MFTIGVFGIITDDKDRVLLCHRRDFDLWNLPGGGVETGESPWAALVREIEEETGLNAVPVHLSGVYSKIDKNEIVLSFFCQVTGGTIQLTDEADQIEYFHLDRIPSNTSPKQVERIKDYFADRTRTYYRVQTGPSSIDLINV
- a CDS encoding NUDIX hydrolase, whose amino-acid sequence is MNSSEDIQTFLKGKTPFHETEALWANGTMPLRVCYFFSDDEQPPEQFVTSVRCLVFQNDSVLVLRNRKGNHILPGGRREGEETFEQTLRREVIEETGWTIEYISRLGFIHLEHLKPKPPGFQFPYLPHFFQIIYTARASKYVPDLMCDDDYEEEATFVPIGELDELDIFEAELGYVRYIRRGI